The Coffea arabica cultivar ET-39 chromosome 9e, Coffea Arabica ET-39 HiFi, whole genome shotgun sequence genome has a window encoding:
- the LOC113709561 gene encoding mitochondrial ATP-independent inner membrane protease subunit 1a-like isoform X2, translating to MSLQVFRHWIPTVKDAFDRTLMVAKFFCGLHVTNTFLCTCALAMGPSMLPTLNLTGSLVLVERLSIRFGKMASGEVVLIRSPEEPRKVVIKRIVGVEGDAVGNEEATAVVPKGHIWIEGDNKHNSRDSRQFGPVPYGLLEGRVFWVMWPPEDFGSVGRKVENNSLERSLVVKKHKRQKFQG from the exons ATGAGTCTTCAAGTTTTCAGGCATTGGATCCCAACTGTCAAAGATGCATTTGATCGAACACTAATGGTGGCCAAATTCTTCTGCGGCCTTCATGTCACCAATACTTTCCTCTGTACCTGTGCTCTG GCTATGGGACCTAGCATGCTACCCACATTGAACCTGACAGGAAGTTTAGTCCTGGTAGAGAGACTATCAATCCGATTTGGGAAAATGGCTTCGGGTGAAGTGGTCCTGATTCGGAGCCCTGAAGAACCCCGAAAGGTTGTGATCAAGAGAATAGTTGGTGTTGAAGGTGATGCTGTTGGTAACGAAGAGGCAACTGCTGTT GTGCCGAAGGGACATATCTGGATAGAGGGAGATAACAAACATAATTCTAGAGATTCAAGGCAATTTGGACCTGTTCCTTATGGGCTCTTAGAGGGCAGAGTTTTCTGGGTG ATGTGGCCTCCTGAAGATTTTGGATCAGTGGGTAGAAAAGTGGAAAACAACAGCCTAGAAAGGT CGCTGGTTGTCAAAAAACATAAGCGTCAAAAGTTCCAAGGTTGA
- the LOC113709561 gene encoding mitochondrial ATP-independent inner membrane protease subunit 1a-like isoform X3 — protein MSLQVFRHWIPTVKDAFDRTLMVAKFFCGLHVTNTFLCTCALAMGPSMLPTLNLTGSLVLVERLSIRFGKMASGEVVLIRSPEEPRKVVIKRIVGVEGDAVGNEEATAVVPKGHIWIEGDNKHNSRDSRQFGPVPYGLLEGRVFWVMWPPEDFGSVGRKVENNSLESSAGCQKT, from the exons ATGAGTCTTCAAGTTTTCAGGCATTGGATCCCAACTGTCAAAGATGCATTTGATCGAACACTAATGGTGGCCAAATTCTTCTGCGGCCTTCATGTCACCAATACTTTCCTCTGTACCTGTGCTCTG GCTATGGGACCTAGCATGCTACCCACATTGAACCTGACAGGAAGTTTAGTCCTGGTAGAGAGACTATCAATCCGATTTGGGAAAATGGCTTCGGGTGAAGTGGTCCTGATTCGGAGCCCTGAAGAACCCCGAAAGGTTGTGATCAAGAGAATAGTTGGTGTTGAAGGTGATGCTGTTGGTAACGAAGAGGCAACTGCTGTT GTGCCGAAGGGACATATCTGGATAGAGGGAGATAACAAACATAATTCTAGAGATTCAAGGCAATTTGGACCTGTTCCTTATGGGCTCTTAGAGGGCAGAGTTTTCTGGGTG ATGTGGCCTCCTGAAGATTTTGGATCAGTGGGTAGAAAAGTGGAAAACAACAGCCTAGAAAG CAGCGCTGGTTGTCAAAAAACATAA
- the LOC113709561 gene encoding mitochondrial ATP-independent inner membrane protease subunit 1a-like isoform X1: MSLQVFRHWIPTVKDAFDRTLMVAKFFCGLHVTNTFLCTCALAMGPSMLPTLNLTGSLVLVERLSIRFGKMASGEVVLIRSPEEPRKVVIKRIVGVEGDAVGNEEATAVVPKGHIWIEGDNKHNSRDSRQFGPVPYGLLEGRVFWVMWPPEDFGSVGRKVENNSLERSKEGFSVHAPLKNQWFIFTQIQMQLFLCAWDQMLY, encoded by the exons ATGAGTCTTCAAGTTTTCAGGCATTGGATCCCAACTGTCAAAGATGCATTTGATCGAACACTAATGGTGGCCAAATTCTTCTGCGGCCTTCATGTCACCAATACTTTCCTCTGTACCTGTGCTCTG GCTATGGGACCTAGCATGCTACCCACATTGAACCTGACAGGAAGTTTAGTCCTGGTAGAGAGACTATCAATCCGATTTGGGAAAATGGCTTCGGGTGAAGTGGTCCTGATTCGGAGCCCTGAAGAACCCCGAAAGGTTGTGATCAAGAGAATAGTTGGTGTTGAAGGTGATGCTGTTGGTAACGAAGAGGCAACTGCTGTT GTGCCGAAGGGACATATCTGGATAGAGGGAGATAACAAACATAATTCTAGAGATTCAAGGCAATTTGGACCTGTTCCTTATGGGCTCTTAGAGGGCAGAGTTTTCTGGGTG ATGTGGCCTCCTGAAGATTTTGGATCAGTGGGTAGAAAAGTGGAAAACAACAGCCTAGAAAG ATCCAAAGAAGGGTTTTCTGTCCATGCACCTCTGAAAAACCAATGGTTTATTTTCACTCAGATACAAATGCAGCTCTTCCTCTGTGCTTGGGATCAGATGTTGTATTAA